The following coding sequences are from one Microbulbifer sp. TB1203 window:
- a CDS encoding acetyl-CoA hydrolase/transferase C-terminal domain-containing protein, producing the protein MKATPGEKPRRFDDPEACVDALLEETGKRIVLGLPLGVGKANHFANTLYARAAGDPSISLTIFTALTLERPVGHGEIQRRFIQPLLDRLYNHYQDLGYTPARHKGLLPDNIEVCEFFLHPGSYLGNPSVQQDYVSSNYTHVPRDLLDRGVNVIAQMVAPGPDGGHFSLSCNTDLTLPVLEMARARNHPVVFIGEVNPQLPFMGGDARVRAGDFDFLLEGADFDTPLFAAPTLPVDLTNYSLAFHIASLVADGGTLQVGIGALGDAICHALRLRQSHNDFYRELVRDLTSDDSLQLREKLPPQLETFTRGLYGASEMVPEGFLHLRRAGILTRETYPDAALQKLLDSGEISSTVDEQTLLVLRESGRISCPLTKADTDFLQRLGIVDASYSWRGHKFLNDRGEEEECDLHSVHGRERLLGDRKGKKLKGGVWLHGGFYLGSSAMYRELREMPEGEKAGINMTSIDFINSLEKDRELKAAQRPIARFVNSAMMVTLNGAVISDGLAECQVVSGVGGQYNFVAQAHELPGGRSVIALASTRTSKGEVRSNIVWEYPHCTIPRHLRDIVVTEYGIADLRGKTDRDVITAMLCIADSRFQGELLEKAKSAGKVERDYTVPLEFTANTPEKIQAVFNDPKRLALLPYFPSGTDFTEEEALLAVALGQLKIRSRKWWEMISLVLAGRAAWKDDSEENAWLHRCLKRMEFEQTDSYEHRLEGYTVAGALRRFIDFRRPLRRD; encoded by the coding sequence ATGAAAGCAACTCCTGGCGAAAAACCCCGGCGCTTCGACGACCCGGAAGCTTGCGTCGACGCGCTGTTGGAAGAAACCGGCAAGCGCATCGTGCTGGGCCTGCCCCTGGGCGTCGGCAAGGCAAACCACTTTGCCAACACTCTCTACGCCCGCGCCGCCGGCGACCCCTCGATCTCCCTGACCATCTTTACCGCCCTCACCCTGGAGCGCCCGGTGGGCCACGGTGAAATCCAACGGCGTTTCATACAGCCGCTGCTGGACCGCCTCTACAATCACTATCAGGATTTGGGCTACACCCCGGCGCGGCACAAGGGGCTGCTGCCGGACAACATCGAGGTGTGCGAATTCTTCCTGCACCCGGGCAGCTACCTGGGCAACCCCTCCGTGCAGCAGGATTATGTCAGCAGCAACTACACCCACGTGCCGAGGGACCTGCTCGACAGGGGGGTCAACGTCATTGCCCAGATGGTGGCACCCGGCCCCGACGGCGGGCACTTCAGCCTGAGCTGCAATACGGACCTCACCCTGCCGGTACTGGAAATGGCCCGCGCGCGAAACCACCCGGTGGTATTCATTGGCGAGGTCAATCCGCAACTGCCGTTTATGGGCGGCGATGCCCGGGTGCGCGCCGGCGATTTCGACTTTCTGCTCGAGGGCGCCGACTTCGATACACCGCTGTTTGCCGCGCCCACTCTGCCAGTGGACTTGACCAACTACAGCCTCGCTTTCCATATCGCCAGCCTGGTCGCCGACGGCGGTACCCTGCAGGTGGGCATCGGCGCACTGGGGGATGCCATCTGCCACGCCCTGCGCCTGCGCCAGAGTCACAACGACTTCTATCGTGAGCTGGTGCGCGATCTCACCAGCGACGATTCACTGCAACTGCGGGAAAAACTGCCCCCGCAATTGGAGACCTTCACCCGCGGTCTCTACGGCGCCAGCGAAATGGTGCCGGAGGGGTTCCTCCATCTGCGCCGTGCGGGCATTCTCACCCGCGAGACATACCCGGACGCAGCCCTGCAGAAATTACTCGATTCCGGGGAGATATCCTCCACTGTGGATGAGCAAACCCTGCTGGTCCTCAGGGAATCCGGCCGCATCAGTTGCCCGCTCACGAAAGCCGATACGGATTTCCTGCAGCGCCTGGGCATCGTGGATGCCAGCTACAGCTGGCGCGGGCACAAATTTCTCAACGATCGGGGGGAAGAGGAGGAGTGCGACCTGCACAGCGTCCACGGCCGGGAAAGACTGCTGGGTGACCGCAAGGGCAAAAAGCTGAAAGGCGGTGTCTGGCTGCACGGCGGTTTCTACCTGGGCTCCTCGGCCATGTATCGAGAGCTGCGCGAAATGCCGGAGGGCGAAAAAGCCGGCATCAATATGACCTCCATCGACTTTATCAACAGCCTGGAAAAAGATCGCGAACTGAAAGCAGCCCAGCGCCCCATAGCCCGCTTCGTCAACAGCGCAATGATGGTGACCCTGAACGGCGCGGTGATTTCCGATGGTCTGGCCGAATGCCAGGTAGTGAGTGGAGTGGGGGGGCAATACAACTTCGTCGCCCAGGCCCACGAACTGCCCGGCGGCCGCTCGGTGATCGCCCTGGCCAGCACCCGCACCAGCAAGGGCGAGGTGCGCAGCAATATCGTCTGGGAATATCCCCACTGCACCATCCCCCGCCACCTGCGCGATATCGTGGTCACCGAATACGGTATCGCCGACCTGCGCGGCAAAACCGACCGGGACGTGATCACAGCGATGCTGTGTATCGCCGATTCCCGCTTCCAGGGCGAACTCCTGGAAAAAGCCAAGAGCGCCGGCAAGGTGGAGCGGGACTACACTGTTCCGCTGGAATTTACCGCCAATACCCCGGAAAAGATCCAGGCGGTGTTCAATGATCCCAAACGCCTGGCGCTACTGCCTTATTTCCCGTCGGGTACGGACTTTACGGAAGAGGAGGCGCTGCTGGCGGTGGCCCTCGGGCAATTGAAGATCCGCAGCAGAAAATGGTGGGAGATGATATCGCTGGTTCTTGCCGGGCGGGCAGCCTGGAAAGACGACTCTGAGGAAAACGCCTGGCTGCATCGCTGTCTGAAACGCATGGAGTTCGAGCAGACGGACAGCTACGAACACCGGCTGGAGGGCTATACCGTGGCCGGGGCGCTGCGGAGGTTTATTGATTTCCGGCGGCCGCTGCGCCGGGACTGA